In one window of Oncorhynchus kisutch isolate 150728-3 linkage group LG16, Okis_V2, whole genome shotgun sequence DNA:
- the LOC109906349 gene encoding E3 ubiquitin-protein ligase TRIM39, which translates to MASLSMTEDQLRCSICLDIFVHPVSTPCGHNFCKSCISDYWDIREAICPLCKETFKKRPDLHVNTFINEIINQFKSAQEDISPHTILPLREPEQGDATDGGVNRKIQARLKKVEEIKNSVEISRASSQKDTEESEQVFTELLRSIERSQADVVGEIQEKQRAVEKQAECLIKELEQEVADLESGNNKQGELRSTPQQICSETSASGGGKTIWGIVSQLEDTFREEMKKVMDKGLKLLKTNAVNVILDPDTAHPFLVLSEDGKQARHVNDWRILPFNLKRFNTSISVLGRTGFSSRRFYFEVQVSGKTDWGLGVARESIDRKGKALPTPAIGYWTLWLTNRYEYRAADDSGSILLSLREKPQKVGVFVDHKEGLVSFYDSEAKVHIYSFTGCSFNEKLFPFLNSSVNDNEKNSAPFVILPVSHRG; encoded by the exons atggCGTCTCTCAGCATGACAGAAGACCAGTTGCGCTGTTCCATCTGCCTGGATATCTTCGTCCACCCTGTCTCCACTCCGTGTGGACACAACTTCTGCAAAT CTTGTATCTCTGACTACTGGGATATCAGGGAAGCCATCTGCCCTCTGTGTAAGGAGACGTTCAAGAAACGTCCTGACCTCCACGTCAACACGTTCATTAACGAGATAATCAACCAGTTCAAATCGGCACaggaggacatttctccacaCACCATTTTGCCATTGAGAGAG CCAGAACAGGGGGATGCTACAGATGGAGGAGTGAACAGGAAGATCCAGGCCAGACTGAAGAAGGTGGAGGAGATCAAAAACTCAGTGGAGATCAGCAGA GCTAGTtcacagaaagacacagaggaaAGTGAGCAGGTCTTCACTGAGCTGTTGCGCTCCATTGAGAGAAGCCAGGCTGACGTCGTCGGTGAGATCCAGGAGAAACAGAGAGCTGTGGAGAAACAAGCTGAATGTCTCATCAAGGAGCTGGAACAGGAAGTAGCAGATTTAGAGAGTGGAAATAATAAACAAGGGGAACTCCGTTCCACCCCACAACAG ATCTGTTCTGAGACCAGTGCTAGCGGTGGTGGAAAAACCATCTGGGGAATTGTGTCCCAACTGGAGGATACGTTCAGAGAGGAGATGAAGAAAGTCATGGATAAAG GGTTGAAATTGCTGAAGACTAATGCAG TGAACGTGATTCTGGACCCCGACACAGCTCATCCTTTCCTTGTTCTGTCTGAGGATGGGAAACAGGCCAGACACGTCAACGATTGGAGGATCCTGCCTTTCAACCTCAAGAGGTTCAATACCAGTATCAGCGTTCTTGGGAGGACAGGGTTCTCCTCCAGGAGATTCTACTTCGAG GTGCAGGTCTCTGGGAAGACTGACTGGGGCCTAGGAGTGGCCAGGGAGTCCATCGACAGGAAGGGGAAGGCACTCCCGACCCCTGCGATTGGCTACTGGACCTTGTGGCTGACCAATAGGTATGAGTACAGGGCTGCAGATGATTCTggctccatcctcctctccctgagAGAGAAGCCCCAGAAGGTGGGGGTGTTTGTGGATCACAAGGAAGGGTTGGTGTCTTTTTACGACTCGGAAGCCAAGGTTCATATCTATTCCTTCACTGGGTGCTCCTTCAATGAGAAACTTTTCCCCTTCCTGAACTCTAGTGTCAATGACAATGAAAAAAACTCTGCTCCATTTGTAATTTTGCCTGTCAGTCATAGAGGCTGA